The proteins below are encoded in one region of Telopea speciosissima isolate NSW1024214 ecotype Mountain lineage chromosome 10, Tspe_v1, whole genome shotgun sequence:
- the LOC122642268 gene encoding 11 kDa late embryogenesis abundant protein-like — translation MQSAKEAASNIAASAKAGMDKTKATVEEKVEKMATHNPIEKDMATHRKQEKIDQAELNKQAVRDHNAASRQQQTTTTTTGHTTTTGLNPMSGMHGHGTTGHTHESVMMGSHPPGMTTTTTNTNPAANYDPRLGGGYTHTGTGTGTGGAYTT, via the coding sequence ATGCAATCGGCGAAGGAAGCAGCGTCAAACATAGCAGCGTCGGCAAAGGCCGGCATGGACAAGACGAAAGCAACGGTCGAAGAGAAGGTGGAGAAGATGGCGACCCATAACCCAATAGAGAAAGACATGGCTACCCATCGTAAGCAGGAGAAGATCGACCAAGCCGAGTTGAACAAGCAAGCGGTGCGTGATCATAACGCGGCGTCGAGACAACAacaaaccaccaccaccaccaccggtCACACGACAACAACCGGACTCAACCCAATGTCTGGAATGCACGGACACGGCACCACTGGGCATACACACGAATCAGTGATGATGGGGTCTCATCCGCCTGGgatgaccaccaccaccaccaatacCAACCCAGCTGCTAATTATGACCCTCGCCTGGGTGGTGGCTACACCCACACCGGAACCGGAACTGGCACTGGCGGTGCTTATACTACTTGA
- the LOC122642269 gene encoding late embryogenesis abundant protein 46-like, producing the protein MESAKATASNIAASAKSGMDKTKATVQEKVEKMTVHTPVEKDMATQRKQEKIEQAELNKQVVFQHNAAAKQQSTTTTTTGQTTTVPLHKHGMTGHPHGRVDEAAVGSHQIGTTTTNMAPNDPRLGGDHTQTGYGTGTGTTNMVRNDPRLGGGHTQTGNGTGTGTGTTNMAPNDLRLGGGHTQTDYGTGTGTGTGDGYS; encoded by the coding sequence ATGGAGTCGGCGAAGGCAACAGCATCAAACATTGCAGCGTCGGCGAAGTCCGGTATGGACAAGACGAAAGCCACAGTCCAAGAGAAGGTGGAGAAGATGACTGTCCATACCCCAGTGGAGAAGGACATGGCTACTCAGCGTAAGCAAGAGAAGATAGAGCAGGCCGAGTTGAACAAACAGGTGGTGTTTCAGCATAACGCGGCGGCGAAGCAACAgtccactaccactaccaccaccggTCAAACCACAACAGTCCCATTGCACAAACATGGCATGACCGGACATCCACATGGACGGGTGGACGAAGCTGCGGTTGGGTCTCACCAGATTGGAACCACCACCACTAACATGGCTCCTAATGACCCTCGCCTGGGCGGTGACCATACTCAGACTGGCTATGGCACCGGGACTGGCACCACCAACATGGTTCGTAATGACCCTCGCCTGGGCGGTGGCCACACTCAGACCGGCAATGGCACTGGGACCGGTACCGGCACCACCAACATGGCTCCCAATGACCTTCGCCTGGGCGGTGGTCATACTCAGACCGACTATGGCACCGGGACCGGGACTGGGACTGGCGATGGTTACAGTTGA